The Fusarium poae strain DAOMC 252244 chromosome 2, whole genome shotgun sequence nucleotide sequence ACCCTGCTCAGTTATAGACGAATCCTCCAACATACAAGAGGCTGAAGCCACCCAGTGTGTGTTCCGTTACTTTCTTCTATGCAGATCACCTCATCTCAAACACTTGAGCGATCACCTGCAGTTCTGAGACTTGTCTTTCTGCATTGTCTTCCTTGATCAGTCTCCCTTCTCTCTTTAGTTTAACAGCATGGTTGCCATCAAGACTTTGTGGACCGCTGTCCTCCTCGCTGGGGTGGCTCTTGTTGAGTCCAAGGCGTGCAAGAAGCCTCTTATCAGAAGAGAATGGTATGAAACCCCAGTTTACCCTCCATGAATATCTACTGACCTTTAGTAGGCGTTCGCTCAGTTTGGGTGAGAGGGATCGATACATCAAGGCGCAGAAGTGTCTGATGAAGAGGCCTTCTCAGTCATCAGCATCTGATATCCCTGGTGCCAGGAATCGGTGGGATGACTTCCTGGGAACGCACATCATCAATGCTGATGATGTTCACTTTGTGGTACGTCCCAATCATCGCACAACCCCTCATTTGTTTCACCCCTCTAACAGTCACAGGGTGTCTTCTACCCCTACCATCGCCTTCTGATGCACGCCTATGAGCAAGAGCTCCAAACATGTGGCTGGAAGGGTGGCGTTCCCTACTGGGACTGGACTCTTGATGCCGCAGGTCCAGACAATGATACATCTGTCTTTTTTGACTCTCCCATCTTTGATAACAAGCATGGATTTGGCGGAAACGGAGGCTGGGTCCCAGGTAACTTCTCCAACCCCGAGCCTGGCTTGCCTGTCAACCCTCCTTGGGACGTGCCTGATCGTTCTGGCGGAGGCTGCATCAAGAATGGTCCCTTTGCTGGACTGAAGTCAAATCTTGGGCCTGGAAATGGTACTGCGTACAACCCCAACTGCATCCGTCGTGACTTTGCGCCGCTCTCTTTTAGAGATATGTCTGGTCCTGATGCTATCAAGGATGGCATGGCACAAAAGGACTTTGGATTCTTCGATCGCGTCACCGAGAGCACTTTCCACTCTGGTGGTCACTGGGGAGTTGGTGGTTTGTATGGTACTATGACTGACAAATGGCAAAGCCGTAAGTCGTTCCCCTGCCCCTCGAGATATATGATATGTACTGACTCTTTTAGCCGCTGATCCTCTCTTCTGGGTTCACCACGCCAATGTCGACCGCGCTTGGTGGTCATGGCAAATCCGCGACATCAAGAAGCGCGAGAAAGACGTTTCTGGACCTCTCGTTAACTTTGACTATGCCAACCAAATTGCTGGCAATATCACCCTGAACCATCCCATCACCATCTTTGAGACTCGTCAGTTgaaggccaaggtcaaggacgTCATGCACATTCGCAAGGGAGTTCTCTGTTACGACTACGAGGACACTTACTAAAAGACGAGCGAATAAGTTGTTATACTTTGTAATCATTGTACATAGTTCCTTTTTTCGTATATCTTACGATATTTAATTACACACCATCTTCCCAGAGGAATAACATCTTTGCTGCATCATTCAACAACGTAATTCCATGAAGGCTCTATTACACAATTGAAAGGGAAATTGATCGACCCGTCGGATGTAATACGTAATTAATTGAGCCGTTGTTCCGAAAATCATGAATCACTTCTCACGTAATGACCAATTTTAACGTTGCTGACTCAGAATGGGGGGTTATAAACTTGTAGCCCAAAGGGCGTCGACATGTAGAGAGCGGTATAAATAGTCTGGGAACATTACAACTACAGAGACTACCAGGTCCATAAAAACATTCAACAGTATCCTTTAAACCATATATTCTGTTACAATGTCTTCCGATTCCTCAGTTGTCTACCACTATCTTGCCATTGGCAAGCTCGGTCGTGGTGAGGTCGTCAAGTAAGTGCTCCTTATGGAAGATGAACTTTGCTACGTAAAAGCTTCCAATAGACATACCAATTATTCGAATGAGCTGACTTGTCATAATAGGCTGTTTTTGAAGGATGCTGGCATCCCTTTCGAGGAGAAGAGGTATCCCTATGACGATACTTGGAAGGAGACCAgtgagaagctcaagagtCAGGGTATCACACGAACTGGCCAACTTCCAGCCGTAGAGTACAAAGGTCTTGTTCTGAACCAGGTTTGTCTCTGAAAGCTTCAACTCTCAAATTAAACTAACATAAACCGACAGCACATTCCAATTCTTAGGTTCTTGGCTCGTGAGCTCGGCAAATACGACGGCCAGACGAGCCAAGATAAGTATCTGGTAGATGCCATAACAGATATCTACATCGAGTGGAGAGTATGTGTAAAGTCCTTGTCATTTATGTCGGGTACTGACTATAATCCAGGCTGGTTGGGCGTCCAATGCGAGCAATGCGTCGGAGGACTACAAGAACAAAACTGTTCCCAAATACTACGATCTTCTCGACAAGTACTATTCTGAACGTGAGGGTCCTTATCTCCTTGGAGATGAAGTCAGCTATGCAGACTTCGCCGTCTATATGTCGATAGATAACGACACCAGGACCAAGACTATTCCAGTATGTCATTCCAGGATTTATCAGAGAGCTTTAGCTAATATTACTCGACTATCAGTCCAAGATTCCAGATGTGCTTCTCAAGTTGAAAAAAGCATTTGAGAACCGGCCCAACATTGCCGAATACATCAAGCAAGAATGAAATGGAGTTATACTGTCTAAACGCGGAACAAGTGAACCCATGTTCAGAAGTTagatatagatataaataaCAAGTGCATATTTTGTACGTTGCTCAATATAATTCTTTGATGTGAATTCTGGTATCTCATGACTTTACCTATAGTTTAAATAACACAATTCTCATTATCGGTCTTATTATCCCCCACGCTGATATCTTAAGCACTACCTTCAATCCAGCCATTTGCATCCCTCGTTTAAGACCTAACAGAAATTGAAGAAATTGACTGGCATGTCTTTGCTTGAACTTGGCAGGCTCATATGCCAAGAACTTTGGGATGAAAAGACCCTTGCCAAGGCGATGTGCGATCTCGACCCTGCATTATTATGCAGCTGAACAAAGACCAACCGGAGTGAGATGGGAATCACGACCTACGGATGAAGAGATCAATTACAAGCTACACAGCTGGCTGGACTAAATAAGAGGACATCGGCACAAGGTAGCTCAGATCCGTGGGTTTCATGTCTATGGCAAACAATGTTTTAAAAAATGCCATAGTAGTATACTTAAGTCTACTTGCGACGCAGTCTGTCAACTGGGCTACTTGATCCAAGCAAGCTGCCCTCGGGTATCAAGAAGATTGGTTGTTTAAGAGATAAGAGACAGAATTAATGAGTCAATTTATGCTGTTTAGACTATAGTCTTAGATCATTTATTTTTGTGCCCTACAGTTCAGAGGACGTCATTCCCTGCCCAGTAGGTCGACTGCCTATAGAGGTAAGCCTCTGTACAATAACGAAGTGCGAGGATTCCTCCACATAAACTGGGCTGGGAATCTGTCACAAGATGATGGTGGTTGGCCAGTCAAGTACCGTTAGAGGCTAAGGTCAACTGGGTTTGGGGTGCCTCGATTTGGTGTACATTAGGTTACGTGTCGCAGGCGAAGCACAATGACCGGGCGTTGATTACATGCCGATACGCCGCGATAGAATTAAACAGTGCTGGCGGTGGCATTCGCAAAGATACTACTCGGCGCGACAATCGTGAACAGTAGGCTTGTAAATAACAGATGCTTGAAGCATTCATAGAATAAAATTCGCTGGCATTACCGTATTATAGTCGTATATAATTACCCATTAAAATGCGTCTACGTGAGCTTAATGCTCTCCTTGTACTCATCGTTCGAAGATGTCTTCTCAAAGAATCTCGTCCAGCACTTCATCATAAGCATGTTGAGCACGTACAGTCCTGCGCAGAGTCCAACGGCGCCAAGGGCGTACCAAACCCAGGGACGATCGCCAACCCACATCAAGGCCTTGGTATCACCGTGGTGCCACGACGCACCCTCGTAATCTGTAAGGTACGGTTCCAAGGATGTCGCGTTGACGACCTGAACAGTCTGTTCGGGCAGAGAAGGCTGTTCGAGGAGGTAGTTCTTGAGGGCCATAGTGAGGAAGAGTGGTCCTGCAGAGACCATGACAGCGACGTGAGGGACGATGTGCCTCCAGGGTTTCGTGATATCGTTGTAGAGTTGGATGCGCGAGAGTGCCTTGGTGAAGGCGGGGTGACGAGGTGATGTAATCATCATGTCATTGGAGACGCCTGTAGGAGTTGTAGACTTGAAGACAGCGTGGTGCTTGCCGCCGATGGCTTCGATCTGCTCGAGAGGAATGGAAGCGTTGCAAAGGGTGTCCATGTCGAGATACATACCACCGTAGTGGTGAAGAACGAAGTAGCGGATAGCATCGGCGCGCTGGATGTTGAATGGGAAGTTATCCCAGGTGTCGATGAACCAAGGGTACTCTTCAGAGATGAAGTCACGGGCTTTGTCGTCGGTCCAGTGCTGTCCAAAATTAGTTTTGTTCCTTGGGCCTCAATGCCAATCAACATACCATGTATTCGTAGTCGGAGTAAGTATTTTTGCAGCTCTGCACCAAATCGGTCCATGCTTCAGGGATCGTCTCGTTCGCACTCGTCTGGTGGAAAATTCTCGGTATCGTCTGTTGCTCAGGTAAAGTAGGTGGGATAGAAGTATCGTTGAGCGAAAACGTAAGTCGTGCGCCGAAAAGCTCCTCGTTGCGACGGAGCAAAGTGATGAGTGGCCAGAAGGCGTTGACGAGGACAGAAacgatgaagatgtcgaTAAGAACCAAAATCACATTGGAGCGGCGAAATCTTGGCAATCGATGGTACTTCTTGGGAACTTGAGAAGCCCAATCCATGTGTTCTTCATCGTAAGGGGATTGACAGTCGGCGCGCGAAGGGCCGAGGATTGGAGAGGAAGACATTTGAAAAGGAAGTTGTATTATTAGAAAGTAtaagcaaaaagaagaaagaataagGTGTCCAGAATTGACAAAAAAGGAACCACCAAGAGGTGTTGAAGTCGACTTTGTGCCAAGTCGCGATCGATTTGTTTTGTTTGGTGGTATTAAGGAGTGAGAGGTTTAAAGAGCAAAGCTTGGCTTCGAATTAATCTGACaggacgaggatgaaggAAAGTGGAGAGTAGAGGGTCGCTTGAAGTCCAGGGTCGAGTTTTGACCCTTTATCGCCTAAAAATCTTTCAACTTTTGGGGGTAATCACTCCACTGGCCCTCTGTTAGTTGGGGACGACATAAAAGGCGGTCACTAAAGAGCATCAAAGTTGGGAACACCTTTTCTGTCATCCATGAAATGAAACGCCCCTtgaactacctacctaatttAGCTCTGGACAAAAGCCAAGCTCTGACTTTACCGAATTGAATTGTAGGATATGGATCTTGTACGTCACAGCTGACATTACTCAGGGGCTATGCTATGCATGCACAAAACCAATCCATCTCTGGACTGGTGACTGGTGACACTGCTGCACAGCACTGAAGTTGGTGCACAAATTGCGAGCACGCGCTCTATCCAACCAATTCCAGCAAGGCGCATGAGCTGGATCTGTTCATCTCCCTGCTGCCCTTCAATGCCCACCGCCCCTAGGTACAATAGCCTGTCGCGCCAGCGGGAGGCTTTTGGCACAGCGGCACGCGAGCGATGGTACCGGTAAATCCTGATCGCTGGTGCATCTCCCTTTAGGTTCCTTTTTATCCTTGTCCTCGCCTTGTTGTCGGAGCAAATCTTTTTCCCACTACCGAACATCTACTCAAGTCCTGTACAAACAAGGCAAGGACAAGTTTACCAGGTTTATTCTCCGCGTCTTCCGAAGTAAACCTTGGCTTTACCTGacctttactttactttacttgaCTTTACCTTTTGACCTCACTTTTTACCTTCAACCTTAACCTTACGCTTCTTCTATTtattcctcctcctctgggtattttgtttattattttttatcaGGACATGCAGCTTCAACAAACATAATGGCTCAAACAGAACAGAAGGATCAAGACTTGGGCGCACCGCAATTTGCCTATCATGCCGTCGTCGAACCAATCGTACGTACATTCAATCCCCTGTCGATTTCTTCACATCTTGCTATTCAACGATGATCACAGTCTAACCTCACGTGGCTGCTATAGTTTATCGTCGGTGTCATGGTAGCATCTTGCTACTTCAATCGCCTGCGCAACTTCTCAATCATCCCTTCGTCGAAGCAAGATCAGGGCCTGTTGGGTCAATCGAAACTCGAGCCATGGGATGAAGACGACGTCCACGACGAGACGGAGCGTGCCAACCTCGCCGCTGCCTCTTCGCCGACCTCGTCTCTGACAGAGGTTCACCCTCCCAAGCAGCGCAGTTGCTGCGGCGCCGCCATCCGCACGCCCAACTCATCCCGCTATGCCAAGTACTGGCATTCGCGATTCATACAAAAGTTTCCTTTCCTCGTCGAGATGTTCTACTGGGCTGTCAACTTGGTCTTCTACGTCGGTGTCAAGAATGCGAGCGAGCTTGTCGCTGCGACCGATGGAATATGGCAAACGGCTGAGAACCATGGAAAGGCGGTGTTGTGGTTTGAACATGAAGGGCCATTCAGCTGGATGTTCCCCCTGCGTGAGATCGATGTGCAGTCATTCTTCAGAAATGACCATCAGACGATGCTCACCATTCTCAACCGTGCTTACTCCCTTATCCATATCCCCGTCACAGTCAGGTATGTCTTTTTGTCATGACGTCTCGTTATTGAACTTGTCTAACGGAATTTATCGTAGCTTCCTCGCATGGTACTACTACGCCGCACCAACGCATGCTCAATTTGCCGAAGCTCGTCGCATGATGACTTTGACCAACCTCTTCAGCTTCGTCGTCTTCACCACTTACCCATGCATGCCGcctcgccttcttcccgaagAGTATGGCTTCTTCGACACTGTCCGTCGCGAGGACGCCGAATCCATTTACGCCACCAACAAGTTCTTCAATCAGCTGGCTGCTTTCCCCTCGCTGCATTTTGGTTATTCGTTCTGCATTGGTACTGTGCTCCTGTACCACTCTGGACTGTTCCGTCGCCGTCTCGCACCCCGCGAGAAGCGTCTCAGTAAGATGTGGCAGGTGTTTTTCGTGGCTCTCAGTATTTTGTACCCTGCCTTTGTTCTGACTATTATTGTCGCTACGGCGAACCACTACTGGCTCGATGCTATGGCCGCTACACTTGTTGTTCTGGCTGCATGGTTGTCCAACCGTATCTTGTTGGGACTGCTGCCCCTGGAAGAtctcttcctctactgtGTCAAGCTGGAGAAGCCATTCCCAACCACCGGAAACAGAGGAGGCAAATAAACGAGTGTCAATGTCTTGTCCTATGCACACAATCAATATGCATATTTTGCTTTCTATACCTACATTACGAAACAGCATACAAGCGGTGTAGCGTATAATGAGTCCAACAACCTAATGTTAATCTAGAATAATGTCAATCCACAAATGATGATCCAACAGAACTTTGTCCCCCCACTTCACGTATTGATCGGTGATTCCCACAACCCGCGACTCCGTACTCCGTACAAAACATCGATTTTCACAAGCCCTCGGACCTGATCGTTTGCTTAGCGGGGTGTGTAAAATTGTGGTGGAGAAGATTCTCCTCTTCCCCCTTCTTTGCTTCCACACGCCCTTTCGCGGAATTAAATATGGATCGCGGGCGTAAAAAACATCGGACCCGGCGGGAGATTGTGATCCGAGTTTCGAAGGTACGGAGTTTCCAGCGTATCGGAATCCCGATCCTTAGTGGGCAAGGGGGAAGAGGTTAAAAAATAAGCAGTGCGTTGCAATGTTGCGCTGACTGTACTGGGCTGAGATTGAGGTGACGTTTACGCTTGTGATGAACGAACGCGCGGCAACGAGACCGACATAATACGCGTTTAGATAATGATGCTCAAGTTAAAATAAGCCACCCATGCAAAGGGTTGTATCTACACGTGGAATATCAACGGTTGAAGTTCTTGAAATGTCCTTTTATGGTCCAGAAGAAGGGATAAGCATTGGGCGTCAAGAAATAAGCTTCTTAACAGTTGAACTCGTCGCAGATGTCTTGGATCGCATTCCTATCCTCGTTTACAACCTGAGGGggaccatcatcaccatccatAAGGTCTGAAGCTGACTGTATTAAATAGAGCCACTATCGTAGCGACAAGGATGCTGCTTAGAATTGTTATGCTGCAAGACATTGATCCTTCTCGTCAATCGCAATCCTTAGGCGAATGTTTGGGGGTCTTAACCCACGATGAAGATGTTATCAGACTTGCTACAAAAGCTTACCGTGTCGCGTAAATAAGAACTCTAACGCTCACATGGCTTTACAAAACTGCTCTCATGTGTTTTCTTTCGAGTTTCTGTCATATTATAGAGTCTCTATATGCGCAGATTGATGGTCAATCGACGATGCGAAAATATCGTGCTCAAATCGTCGGATTTACCCTGAAGCTCTCCACTAACTAAGCGTCGGATCCTTCCGTAGACTCTGAAAAGTGCCGGGCCAACTTCTGTTTTGTGCCTTCCAGGCTTGTTAGTACAGAGGAAACTCTATTGCGACAGTCAATTAATTGCTCCTTACCTACTAACGTGACAACATTACGCGCGCGATGCAGCCATTTGCCCAGGTTACTTCGCGCCAGCTCTTCAGTCTTACTCTGTACTTCTACCATGATCGCATTGTACCACTGCCTTGCTTGCCTTGAATGAtggcacagcacagcactaGGATCAATTAAATGGCACCTACAATTACTGACAAAATTTATTCAAGACACCAGGCGCAATCAGACATTGACTGTGAATTCATCAGAGGCTGGGCGATAAGTTACATATACATGCGACAACCATAATCTGCCCATCCATCAtccatcgcatcgcatcgcattgCGTTGTGGTAATATCATTCCGTCTCTCAACAACCCATTTCATACTTTTCTATCAACTCCATTTTTTACTTCTTGGAAGCAGCCTTGGCAAGGTCGGCGAGGGCCTCACGGCGCTTGAACTTGGCGTCAGCGATAACACCAGCATCGGCGTCGCTGGAGAAGTTTCCGCTCCAGGTAACAAAGGTCTGACCCTCGTTCTGGCCGGAGGTGATGGGGTAGGCGCGGATGGTGCTGACAACGGAGGTGTAGCTCAGGGCGGGCTGAGAAGAGATGACGCTGTAGGTGATGTAGTGGTCGATGCTGGAGTGCTCCTCCTGCTTAACCTCGAGGACGGTACCGTCCTTGAAGGTCCACTTGACGATGTCGGTGTCGGGAGAAGAACCCTTGACCCATTCAGAGGACTCGAGGGCAGAGTAGAACTTGGAGAAGTCCTGGAGCTTGATGAGGTGCCAGACGTCGCTGAAGGAGGCCTCAATGACGGCGGACTCGATGACCGAGGTGGAGGTAGGGATGGCAGACATTTTGGATGAGAGTTTAGTTTTGGAGTGGTTTGTTTGTGTCAAGACAGTGATGGAAAAGTTCAAGAAGTGGTGATGGGAGAGAGGAAAAAGTAGTAGAGGCACAGTAAATAGAGGGGTCAAACTTCAAGTGGTGGGAGGGCTTGTTAGTGTCGTCATAGGCAGCTCAGAGCTCTACAAACAGAAAGAGCTGCTCTGCCGCTGCCACTTAAAGGAATGTCATGACTTAAGCAGTCGATGTCGTCACCGTCCTGGCTTCCAACTCAATTCGATCTACACCATCTTTATGCGTCTTTACGATAAACATTCACTATCATCAATCAACACACTTGACCCATCGTAACTAAGGGTCCTCGcgataatatttttttttctcttttttttttcttgggTGGGGTGATACGGGTTGGGTGGAACTCACGATAACACGAATTGTCCAAAGAAGAGCCTTCAATTGAGATTCATTTACTGTAATACCCACTCCAGCAATTGATCAAGTAATAGGTATCTGGAAGTGCCAAagatgaaattagtaggaCAATTTATGCTACTTATATTGGACTTCTcgggctgtttatttttgtaccctaagacgTAGACCAACTCTTATGCTACCCTACCTAGTACTCAGACGTTTCATGAGGTCGTACCGCAACACAATTACTGCTACAGGTCTTCAACACGGTCCAGAGGGCCAATATCATAATCCTTATCCAATTGACTTGGATGTCTCtataataacctattaaTGTTCTACACATACTTTTATTACCCATACTCATTCTTGAGATGCAGTTTCAGATGCCTCCCCTTCaagttccttcttctccttctccttcttctcaatcGTCGTCTGCTTCTCCCACATGGCGTGGTATCTTCCTCCACGAGCCAAGAGCTCATTATGTGTACCTCGTTCTACAATCTCGCCCTTGTGAAGAACAATGATCTGGTCCGATGTTGTGATTGTAGACAAGCGATGTCTGAGAAATTGTTAGTCCAGACTTGTAACTGCTGGGGGGTTCGACTTACGCAATGGTGATGGTTGTGCGTCCGGCTGTTACACGCTCAAGAGCATCCTGAATCTGTCGCTCAGTGTGTGAGTCTAAAGAAGCGGTGGcttcgtcaagaagaaggatccGCGCATCTTTGAGAATAGCACGCGCGATAGCAATCTGCCAAGGTTAGCTAAATGCAGACTCTTCATTTCACAAGAACTTACTCTCTGTCGTTCACCGCCAGACAATTTCAGACCTCGCTCTCCAACCTTGGTCTCGTAACCATCAGGGAAGTTCAAGATCCTCTCGTGAATGTTCGCAGCCTTGCATGCCTCGTACACATCCTCCTCTGTCGCATCAGGTCTCGCATATAACAAATTGTACATGATTGTTGCGTTAAACAGTACGGTATCCTGCGGCACGACACCAATGTTTCTGCGCAGGCTGTCGAGCTTGACATCTCTCAAATCATGGCCATCAATGGTGATAGAACCGTCTGTGACGTCGTAGAAGCGGAAGAGAAGTTTGAGCGAGGTGGACTTTCCACTGCCGGATTCACCAACGATGGCTGTCTTTGTGCCGGGTGCAACGGTAAAGTTGATGCCGTCGAGGACAGGACCGCCCTTCTTAGTTTGGTAAGCGAATTTGACGTCGTTGAAGGAAACCTCGCCCTTGATAGGAGGAAGAACGATGGCGTCTGGTTTCTCGACCACGCCAGCAGTTTCTTTGAACTACTCAAGTTAGCATGTTCCTACAATGAGGTGGCAGGAGAGCTTacaaggtcaagaagtcGCTCTGCTTCAATGAGATTGTTCTGCAGCATGGTGTAATATGTACCGAAGAAGTTCAAAGGGCCCTGAAGCTGAACAAAGTAGTTGATGAGACTCACGAACTCGCCAACAGTCTGCTCTCCGATAGAGATCTTGTATGCCGAGACGGCAACGAGTAGTGCCGTGCCCAGAGTGAAGATGGAGCTCTGGGTAAGGTTGAGAGCTGCCAGGGACCACTGCACAAGTCGTTCAGCGCGTTGAAAGACAGTAACGTGTTCTCTAAACC carries:
- a CDS encoding hypothetical protein (SECRETED:SignalP(1-21)), encoding MVAIKTLWTAVLLAGVALVESKACKKPLIRREWRSLSLGERDRYIKAQKCLMKRPSQSSASDIPGARNRWDDFLGTHIINADDVHFVGVFYPYHRLLMHAYEQELQTCGWKGGVPYWDWTLDAAGPDNDTSVFFDSPIFDNKHGFGGNGGWVPGNFSNPEPGLPVNPPWDVPDRSGGGCIKNGPFAGLKSNLGPGNGTAYNPNCIRRDFAPLSFRDMSGPDAIKDGMAQKDFGFFDRVTESTFHSGGHWGVGGLYGTMTDKWQSPADPLFWVHHANVDRAWWSWQIRDIKKREKDVSGPLVNFDYANQIAGNITLNHPITIFETRQLKAKVKDVMHIRKGVLCYDYEDTY
- a CDS encoding hypothetical protein (TransMembrane:3 (o44-68i248-267o318-339i)~CAZy:GT32) — translated: MSSSPILGPSRADCQSPYDEEHMDWASQVPKKYHRLPRFRRSNVILVLIDIFIVSVLVNAFWPLITLLRRNEELFGARLTFSLNDTSIPPTLPEQQTIPRIFHQTSANETIPEAWTDLVQSCKNTYSDYEYMHWTDDKARDFISEEYPWFIDTWDNFPFNIQRADAIRYFVLHHYGGMYLDMDTLCNASIPLEQIEAIGGKHHAVFKSTTPTGVSNDMMITSPRHPAFTKALSRIQLYNDITKPWRHIVPHVAVMVSAGPLFLTMALKNYLLEQPSLPEQTVQVVNATSLEPYLTDYEGASWHHGDTKALMWVGDRPWVWYALGAVGLCAGLYVLNMLMMKCWTRFFEKTSSNDEYKESIKLT
- a CDS encoding hypothetical protein (TransMembrane:7 (o16-37i124-143o205-225i237-255o289-309i330-348o354-371i)), whose protein sequence is MAQTEQKDQDLGAPQFAYHAVVEPIFIVGVMVASCYFNRLRNFSIIPSSKQDQGLLGQSKLEPWDEDDVHDETERANLAAASSPTSSLTEVHPPKQRSCCGAAIRTPNSSRYAKYWHSRFIQKFPFLVEMFYWAVNLVFYVGVKNASELVAATDGIWQTAENHGKAVLWFEHEGPFSWMFPLREIDVQSFFRNDHQTMLTILNRAYSLIHIPVTVSFLAWYYYAAPTHAQFAEARRMMTLTNLFSFVVFTTYPCMPPRLLPEEYGFFDTVRREDAESIYATNKFFNQLAAFPSLHFGYSFCIGTVLLYHSGLFRRRLAPREKRLSKMWQVFFVALSILYPAFVLTIIVATANHYWLDAMAATLVVLAAWLSNRILLGLLPLEDLFLYCVKLEKPFPTTGNRGGK